A DNA window from Candidatus Binataceae bacterium contains the following coding sequences:
- the tcuA gene encoding FAD-dependent tricarballylate dehydrogenase TcuA, producing the protein MAEYQVIVIGAGNAALAASVSARGAGAERVLVLEKAPEQDRGGNTHFSGGLFRFAFDRPDDLLRFVPKAREVKGFMEGIEAYPADAFREDLMRVTEGRTDPELSQILIANSYDTICWMAEQGIAFELALSLSGVRVGNVIKWPKGAIVRAAHEGVGLSRMWFNIARRAGVEIRYGTPVIRLIQDRKGGVCGVVVRDAEGIREIGADAVALGCGGFEANMAWRAQYLGRPWDHARVRGTRHNQGDGLRMAMDIGAMPWGQWSGCHATPIDAGAPPYGDRELTDKTNRLSYVYGVMLNKLGLRFVDEGEDQNLYTYAKFGGTILNQPGAVAWQIFDSKTVALLEARYSTGHPIVTDTLDAIVAQLGVDRAAATRTLAEYNAAAGGGGSFNPGVRDGMRTEGLALPKSNWAQKLDTPPYYAYPVTGGITFSFGGVRVNDHAQVVGTDWNPIPGLFACGEMVGGLFHNNYPGGSGLMSGAVFGRIAGRSASAAARAAS; encoded by the coding sequence ATGGCGGAGTACCAGGTAATCGTTATCGGGGCGGGCAATGCGGCGCTTGCGGCCAGTGTTTCGGCGCGCGGAGCGGGGGCGGAGCGCGTTTTGGTGCTGGAAAAGGCGCCCGAGCAGGATCGCGGCGGCAACACCCACTTCAGCGGCGGGCTCTTCCGCTTCGCGTTCGACCGCCCCGACGATCTGCTGCGTTTCGTGCCCAAGGCGCGCGAGGTCAAGGGCTTCATGGAAGGGATCGAGGCCTATCCCGCCGACGCGTTCCGCGAAGACCTGATGCGCGTGACCGAAGGACGTACCGACCCGGAGCTCTCGCAAATTCTGATCGCGAATTCGTACGATACGATCTGCTGGATGGCCGAGCAGGGGATCGCCTTCGAGCTCGCGCTGTCGCTGAGCGGCGTGCGCGTCGGCAACGTGATCAAATGGCCCAAGGGTGCGATCGTGCGCGCCGCGCACGAGGGCGTCGGACTCTCGCGGATGTGGTTCAATATCGCGCGCCGCGCGGGAGTCGAAATCCGCTACGGCACGCCCGTGATCCGCCTCATCCAGGATCGCAAGGGAGGCGTATGCGGCGTGGTGGTGCGCGACGCGGAAGGAATTCGCGAGATCGGCGCGGACGCGGTGGCGCTCGGATGCGGCGGCTTCGAGGCCAACATGGCGTGGCGCGCGCAATACCTCGGCCGCCCGTGGGATCACGCGCGCGTGCGCGGCACCCGGCATAACCAGGGCGACGGGCTCAGGATGGCGATGGACATTGGCGCGATGCCGTGGGGACAGTGGAGCGGATGCCATGCGACGCCGATCGACGCCGGCGCTCCGCCCTATGGCGATCGCGAGCTTACCGACAAGACCAACCGCCTCTCATATGTTTACGGCGTGATGCTCAACAAGCTCGGACTGCGCTTTGTCGATGAGGGCGAGGACCAGAACCTTTACACGTACGCCAAGTTCGGCGGCACGATTCTCAATCAGCCCGGCGCCGTCGCCTGGCAGATTTTCGACAGCAAGACCGTCGCGCTGCTGGAGGCGCGCTACTCGACCGGCCATCCGATTGTCACTGATACGCTCGACGCCATAGTCGCCCAACTGGGAGTCGATCGCGCAGCCGCGACGCGCACGCTCGCCGAATACAACGCCGCCGCGGGCGGCGGCGGCTCGTTCAATCCCGGCGTGCGCGACGGGATGCGTACCGAAGGCCTGGCGCTCCCGAAATCCAACTGGGCGCAGAAGCTCGACACGCCTCCTTACTACGCTTACCCGGTGACCGGCGGAATAACGTTCTCGTTCGGCGGGGTCAGGGTGAACGATCATGCGCAGGTGGTCGGCACCGACTGGAATCCGATACCGGGGCTGTTCGCGTGCGGCGAGATGGTCGGCGGACTGTTCCATAACAACTATCCCGGCGGTTCGGGACTGATGTCGGGCGCGGTCTTCGGCCGAATCGCGGGACGCAGCGCGAGCGCGGCCGCGCGCGCCGCCTCCTAG